The following proteins are co-located in the Malus sylvestris chromosome 13, drMalSylv7.2, whole genome shotgun sequence genome:
- the LOC126597786 gene encoding uncharacterized protein LOC126597786, translated as MPQVSILNVEIFYFWGIDFMGHFPSSHGFLYILLAMDYVSKWVEAKATRTNDSRVVANFIKTNLFARFGMPKVIISDGGSYFCNRTIEALLRKYNVKHKVSTPYHPQTNGQAEVSNKEIKQILEKTIGPTRKDWSLHLEDTLWACCTAYKTPLCMSPFWLIYGKPCHLPVELKHKAHWALKTFNIDLDTAGINRKLKLNELEEIRHEAYENTRIYKEKTKAFHDKMIRGKSFFIGPNTKFKDATRIQGKWASFEAYYEAFEEHVVENVPLHAVGPVQA; from the exons atgccgcaggtttccatcctcaatgttgaaattttttacttttggggtattgattttatgggtcattTCCCTTCCTCACATGGCTTCCTTTATATCTTACTTGCtatggattatgtgtcgaaatgggtggaagcaaaagccacccgaactaatgattctcgagtagttgcaaatttcattaaaactaacctatttgcaaggtttggaatgccaaaagtaatcataagtgatggaggttcttacttttgcaatcgaaccattGAGGCGCTATTGAGGAAGTATAATGTCAAacataaggtttcaacaccttatcatcctcaaaccaatgggcaagccgaggtgtctAATAAGGAGATCAAGCAGATTCTAGAGAAGACcattgggccaacaaggaaggattggagcttgcatTTGGAGGACACGTTGTGGGCATGTTGTACGGCATATAAAACACCCCTTTGCATGTCCCCATTTTGGCTCATCTATggcaaaccatgccatcttcccgtagAATTGAAGCACAAGGCGCATTGGGCCCTCAAAACATTCAACATAGACCTTGATACCGCTGGAATTAATAGAAAGCTCAAATTaaatgaacttgaagagattAGGCATGAGGCTTATGAAAACActcgaatttacaaggagaagacgaaggctttccatgacaagatgattcgaggCAAATCATTCTTCATTGG tccaaatacaaagtttaaagacgcaacaagaattcaaggtaaatgggcatcgtttgaagcctaTTATGAGgcctttgaggagcatgtcgtggagaatgtacccctccatgccgtgggccctgttcaagcttaa
- the LOC126597785 gene encoding uncharacterized protein LOC126597785, translated as MKNQDKRVDQMEKQIGQIAEFVGQFREQGKLPSSTVVNPKGGFESAKAISLRNGKQVGSDPQPSNSRSNEVEELIIEDEGQSTPTARVETSLPQAPKAPKHSNSANKGKEVPILINSNVVPPNVPFPHRFMQSKKEDAEKDILETFRKVQVNISLLDTIKQVQRYAKFLKELCTTRKRISSKEVIKVSENVSVVLQRKLPTKCKDPGSFTIPCVIGNTHFESAMLDLGASINVMHYSIYASMHLGELKNDGVIIQLADRSNAYPKGVLEDVLVQVNHLIFPVDFYVLEMDESDHYPTLPILLGWPFMKTAVLRLMCLMEL; from the coding sequence atgaaaaaccaagacaaaagggtggaccaaatggagaagcaaattgggcagattgcggagtttgtaggacaattcagagagcaaggtaagttgcctagttcaaccgttgtcaacccgaaaggaggattcgaatctgcaaaagccATAAGTTTGCGAAatggaaaacaagttggatctgatccccaACCGTCCAATTCACGTTCCAAcgaggttgaagagttgataattgaagatgAGGGGCAAAGCAcccccacggcaagggtggaaACATCTTTGCCGCAGGCCCCAAAAGCTCCTAAGCattccaattcggccaacaaaggtaaggaagttccaattttgattaattctaacgttgttcctccaaatgtaccctttcctcataggtttatgcaatcaaagaaggaggacgcggaaaaggatattttggaaacgtttagaaaagttcaagtcaatatatcACTTTTGGATACAATTAAGCAAGTTCaaaggtatgccaagtttttgaaagaactttgcacaactaggaagagaatttcgagcaaggaggttatcaaggtaagtgaaaatgtctctgtTGTTTTACAGCGTAAACTGCCcactaaatgcaaggatccgggtagttttaccattccttgtgtaattgggaATACTcattttgaatctgccatgttagacttaggtgcatctataaatgtcatgcattattcaatctatgcatctatgcacttaggcgaattgaaaaatgatggtgtgattatacaattggccgatagatctaatgcctatccaaagggagttttggaagatgttttagtccaggtcaatcacttaatctttccggtggatttctacgtgcttgaaatggacgagTCGGACCACTACCCTACAttacccatcctccttggatggccattcatgaaaactgccgtactaagattgatgtgtttaatggaactttga